The nucleotide sequence CGTTGCCCGCGCCGCCGTCGCCGGCCAGGCCGGAGTGCGCCGCCGGCATTTCACCGGGGCCGGTGAGCCCACCGCCGCCGCCGCCGACCGGGACACCGGCGCCGCCGCCGAGCGAAGGCGCGTCACCACCGCCGATCGGGATGCCGCCGCCCGAGCCGCCTTCGACGCCGGCGCCGCCCCCGCCGAGCTTCGTGCCCGGCGGTTCTTCCTTGTCGTCCTTGGGGTCCTTGCCGGTCGCCCACGACGGCACCTTCGGCATGATCGAGCCGAACCGGCCGAACGCGGCGGCCGAAGCCGCGGCGAGCCCGGCGGTGAACATGTCGCCGAACAGCGGGTTCGACGTCGGCACGGTCGTGCCCGGCGCCAGTGTCGTCCCGGTGCCACCGGGCAGCGGGTGCGTGCCGGTGGTGGGGGTGACGACGACCCCGGGACCGCTCAGGCCGTTGCCGACCAGCCCCGGCGACCCGGCGCTGCCCGCGCCCCCACTGGCCGGCGGGGTCGAGGGCGTCGGCACGGCGTTCGGCGAGGCCGGGATCGACTCCTCGGCCACGGTGTACTCGCCCGCAAGCTGCGTCATGACGACGATCGCCTTGCCGTGCGCCGATCCGGCGGCGTTCGCGGCGGCCTGCTGCGCTTCGACGTTCGCGATGGCCTGCTGACGCTGTTGCGCCGCGGCCTGCACGACGGCGGGGGAGGCGTCCGGCGGCAGCAGCGGCGGGTTCACCGCGAGCGCGACGTCGGCGGGGGCGACGTCCGGCACCGAGACCGGCGGCGGCATCTCCTTCTTGGCCTTCACCAGCGCGTCGGCGGCGTCGCCGAGCATCACGTTCATCGCCTCCGCGGTCTGCGCCACCTTCGAGATGCCGTTCGCGAGGTCGGTGATCATGTGCTGGTACTGCTCGGCCGCGCCGCCGGTCCACTGGTCCTTGAACTCGCTGAGCTCCGAGTTGAGGTCGTGGGCCTGCTCGTGCAGGTGCAGCGCGGCGGACTTCCACTTGTCGGCGGCGTGCCGCGCGCTGTTCGGGTCGCCGGCCTGCAGCATCGCGTACAGCTGCTGGTGGCTGTACGCGGCGAAGTTCGTGTGCGCGGTGTTCGTCATCCCTGGTGGCTCCCCTCGCTGTCACCCGAGCCGAGCAGGCCGAGCACCGGGTCGAGCAGGCCGGTGACGGCGCCCGAAGCGTGCAGATCCCCGGCCACCGACTGGTCGGCGTTCTGGTAACCGTCGGCGACCGTGGTGGTGACGTCCTGGGCGAACCCGATCGCGCTGCGGACCTGGTCGAGCAGGCCCTGCATCTCCGAGACGGCGGCGCGGTGGGCGTCGGCCAGCGACCCGGCCTCGCCGAACTCGCCGAACAGCAGCGGCTCTTCGCCGAGGGTGAGCAGGAAGTCGTTCGGTTTCGACATCGCGTGGATCTGGGTCTCCAGTTCCCGCACGAAGTCCTTCAGCGATTCCAGGTGGACGTAGTACGACTGGTCTGGCATCGGTCCCGGCTCTCTGGGCGCGACATGCGGACAGGGGGAAAGCCGGTCGGCCGGTGCGAGCGGGGGGTTTCCCGCACCGGCCGACCGACGTCTGGGGCGCGGATCAGCCCGCGAACAGTCCCTGGTTGCGGTTCTCCAGCGACTGCTGGAGGTCGTGCGCCTCGCCCACCTTCCCGCCGAACTGCGCGATGATCGCGACGATGTCCGCGGTGGCCTGGCGCAGGCGCGTCTCGGCCTGGCGGGCGGCGTCACCGGCGGAGCTGCCGGAGGCGTACCAGGTCGCGGTGATCGGCTGCAGGTTCTGGTGCAGCTGCTCCAGCTGCGAGGTGAGCGCCTTGGCCTTGGCGGCCAGGGATGCCGAGCTGTGCTGCAGCGCGGCGAAGTTGATTTCGACGACGTCGGCCATGGTGGGCGTCCTCTCGGGTCAGGGGTTGAGGCGGGGGAGCACGCCCGAGCCCTCGAGGGTGTGGCCGACCCCCTGGAAGCTCTGGTGGACGTCGGCGTCGCCGCGGCCGTAGTTCGCGTGGCTGGTGTGCACGAGCTGCGACATCGTGTCGAGCTCCTTCACCGCGGCGGTCATCTTCTCCTGCAGCCGCCGCTGGAGGTCCCAGAAGGCCACGGCCTGGTCACCCTTGTAGTTGCGCAGGGCCTCGGTCAGCTCGGACTCCAAGCTGGCCATCGTGGACTTGGCGTTCGTCGCGGTTTCCTCGAAACCCTGGACGGCGCGCGTCATGGCAGCGGAATCTGCCTGGAATCCCGGACTGGACATCGACGGGCCACCTCCTTCCTGAAGCGAATTCCCCTGGCGCGGTGGTCCGCGCGTGTGAAAGTCACGCTAGGAAAGAGGCCAGTGTGGTCAAACGGCACAACTGCCGGTCGCACTGACGGCACTATTACCCACGCGAGCGGAGGTAGGGCGTTCCCCACCACGGGACGGTGGTGCGCTCCAGTGCTTCCGCGCCGCCGCCGCGGCAGGCTTTCAGCCATGGCAGACAAGGGAAAACCGCTGGTCACGCTGCGCGCGTGGCACCGCCCGCTGGTGGTGCTCGCCGGGGCGATGGGGGTGCTGTGCGCGGTCTCGCTGCTCGGACTCCTGCTCGATGATCGCACGCTGGTCAACGCGCCGATCTGGCTCAAGCCGTTCAAGTTCTCCGTCTCGATCGGGCTGTACGCGCTGACGCTGGCGTGGCTGCTGACGCACGTGCGCCGCGGCCGCCGCGCCGGCTGGTGGTTCGGGACGCTCTTCGCCGCGGGCATCGGCCTGGACTTCGCGCTGCTGGTCTGGCAGATCATCGTCCGCGGCCGGACCCTGCACTTCAACCAGTCGACGCCGATGGACGCCGCGATCAACAACGTCGTCGCGGGCGGTGCGTACACGGCGTGGTCGATGACCGCCGCCGTGGCCGTCCTGCTGCTGTTCCAGCGCATCCCGGACCGGGCGCTGAGGTCGGCGCTGCGCTGGGGCGCCGGCCTCGCCGTGGTGGGGATGTACGTCGCGACGCTGATGTTCACGGCCACGCCGGCGCAGCAGGCGGTGCTCGAGGCGAACGGCAAGTTCTCGACGTTCGGCGCGCACTCC is from Amycolatopsis mediterranei and encodes:
- a CDS encoding WXG100 family type VII secretion target; its protein translation is MTNTAHTNFAAYSHQQLYAMLQAGDPNSARHAADKWKSAALHLHEQAHDLNSELSEFKDQWTGGAAEQYQHMITDLANGISKVAQTAEAMNVMLGDAADALVKAKKEMPPPVSVPDVAPADVALAVNPPLLPPDASPAVVQAAAQQRQQAIANVEAQQAAANAAGSAHGKAIVVMTQLAGEYTVAEESIPASPNAVPTPSTPPASGGAGSAGSPGLVGNGLSGPGVVVTPTTGTHPLPGGTGTTLAPGTTVPTSNPLFGDMFTAGLAAASAAAFGRFGSIMPKVPSWATGKDPKDDKEEPPGTKLGGGGAGVEGGSGGGIPIGGGDAPSLGGGAGVPVGGGGGGLTGPGEMPAAHSGLAGDGGAGNALSGLAGGAAGAVGAAAAKSAMPMMPMMPMGMGGGGDMGSGRRIPAWLVETENVWGQSAPVAPPVIGEDGS
- a CDS encoding WXG100 family type VII secretion target, which encodes MSSPGFQADSAAMTRAVQGFEETATNAKSTMASLESELTEALRNYKGDQAVAFWDLQRRLQEKMTAAVKELDTMSQLVHTSHANYGRGDADVHQSFQGVGHTLEGSGVLPRLNP